In the Tachyglossus aculeatus isolate mTacAcu1 chromosome 6, mTacAcu1.pri, whole genome shotgun sequence genome, gagcttagtatagtgtctgttaCCTAGTAAacgcatcagcgtggctcagtggaaagagcccgggctttggagtcagaggtcatgggttcgaatccccgcaccgccgcatgtctgctgtgtgaccttgggcaagtcacttaacttctctgagcctcagttacctcaactgtaaaatagggattaagaccgtgagccccacaggggacaacttgatcaccttgtatcccccccagcgtttagaacagtgttctgcacatagcgcttaacaaatgccatcattgttattattattaaataccacaattattattactacccaataAGCCTgcaacacagtactctgcacacaataggcgcccagtacagtgctccacacatagtagactagaagggggaagggttgGGTTTTTCAGGATAAAGGGGAAAGGTTTGGAGAGCTGCAGCTTTGGTGGAGGAGAGCTGCAGGAACCAGGTGTTTAATGTTTCAACAGAAGGGCCTCCAGGAGTAGGGAGTCACCTGTTGGCAGGTCGGCCATGGGGCTAGTGAATCCGGCCGTGGAGGAAGGGGTGTGACTCGACCCGGCCTGAGCTTACTACCCTCACTCCCTGCTCGTGGTAGGCTCGCTTCTCTTGCACAGCACAGAACTACCCAGCAGCAAAGGTAGGTGAGTTTCTGGAGTTCTCCCCTTCTGGCTGTTGGGGTGATGCTGGTTTTTAGGGAGgtgagcagcgcttagaacagtgctctgcacatcgtaagtgtttaataaatgccatcattgttattatttttttctgtggGGCCTCGGATCACTCCCCGGCCCTTCCCCCGGAGGTAGTCGGAGTGTAGTTGAGGTGGAGTCTGACTCAGGgactccctgactcttccctgggttggggtgaggggctcggggggcggggagccggcgtttagtacagtgcctgccacgtagtaagtgcttaacaagaatctaaacccagggtgggcagagactgtctctcatTAGTGGCACTGGTGTTGACTATTGTCTACTTATTGTAGACAATAAGTATGtatactcctgtatatatgtatacatgtttgtacgtattactctattcattttatttgtacatatttattctatttattttattttgttaatatgttttgttttgttccctgtctcccccttctagactgtgaggactgtctctatatgttaccagcttgtacttcccaagcgcttagtacagtgctctgcacacagtaagcgctcaataaatacgattgaatgaatgaatgaaaaggagatgcCAGAAGTCTTGGGAAGCGCCGCCGGGTAGTTAGTTTTGCAGGAGGCAATCCAGAGCTCAACAGGTCGCAGGTTGTGTTGCaccttgggggttgggggtgggggttagtGTTAACGCCTCTAGCTCAGGATCTGCAGACTTGGCTCAAACGGGACATTAGAATGATTctcctttcaattgtatttattgagcgcttagtgtgtgcggagcactgtactaagcgcttgggaaagtacagtacccccactaaacagcgacattccctgcccacaacgagctcccagtctaaagggatTCTTAGAAGGGCCCAGTAGATTTCAACATTAGACTTCttttggcttagtacagtgctctgcacacagtaagcactcaataaatacgactgattgattgatttggcagaggggcatcagtagtatttattgagtgcttactgtgtgcagtgcactgcactctgtTCTTAAGCAGACTTGAAGCAAAGAGACCACTTCATCCTGACCAACACTTCCTCAGTGCTAACTACCATTGCTACTTAGTGCAGTGGTAACATTgattgagctgtgtgactttgggcaagtcacttaacttctctgtgcctcagttacctcatctgtaaaatggggattaagactgagccccacatgggacaacctcatttccttgtgtctatcccagggcttagaccagtgctttggcacatagtaagcacttaacaaataccatcattattaaacacctTAATGAGCACAAGTGCTCAGGTATCTGATGCcaggaacagcgcttagaacagtgctttgcacatactaaatgcttaataaatgccattaaaaaaaacaggaagGTGGGAATCGATCGGGGAAggcgcctggaggaggtggtatttcAGGAAGCTTGTGTGGTGAGACGGGGAGGCTCAGCATGGTGTCcaacacacgcctgggagtcatgaggtcatgggttctaatcccagccctgccacttgtctgttgcataatcttgggcaagacacttcacttctctgggcctcagtttaccttatctgtaaaatggggcttgagacgatgagtcccatatgggacagggactgtgtccaacccgatttgcttgtatccactccagcacttagaacagtgcctgacacatagtaagtgcttaataaataccataattattattactatcattattatccaggcctagtgggaatagcacaggcttgggagtcaggagactgggttTCTAACCTTGgccctgccagttgcttgctgtgtgaccttgggcaagtcacttaacttctctgtgcctaaatttcctcaactgtagaatggggattcaatacctgttctccctcctccttatactgtgagccccatgtgggagagggacggtgtccaatctgattaacttgtttctaccctagggcttagaagagtgcttgacacttagtaagcacataagtaaCAAATGCACatggtgagaagtagcatggtgtagtggatagagcatgaccctctgagtcagaaggtcatgagttctaattccgactctgccacttgtctgctttgtgtgacctttgtcaaatcactttacttccctgcctcagttacctcatctgtcaaatggaaattaaaactgtgagccccacgtgggacagcctgattacgttgtatctacgctagctcttggaacaatgcttggcacatagtaagtgcttaacaaataccatagtaattataataattattattagaggggcgaagatcctcactgtacctcgttctcgcctgtcccaccgtcgacccccggcccacgtcatcccccgggcctggaatgccctccctctgcccctccgccaagctagctctcttcctcccttcaaggccctgctgagagctcacctcctccaggaggccttcccagactgagccccttccctcctctccctctcgtccccctctccatccccccatcttacctccttcccttccccacagcacctgtatatatgtatatatggttgtacatatttattactctatttatttatttatttatttattttacttgtacatttctatcctatttattttattttgttggaatgtttggttctgttctctgtctcccccttttagactgtgagcccactgtagggtagggactgtctctatgtgttgccaatttgtacttcccaagcgcttagtacagtgctctgcacatagtaagcgctcaataaataggattgattgattgattgaagatctgTGGGCTGTGTCTTCCCTACGGGTTCTTAGCAGCGCCTCCCCCGCGGTGCGGGCGGAATGGGAATGTGGACAGCGTGGTTTCCGAGCTCAGGTATGGGGGTTTACCGCTCGGGAGCCCCCGTCTGCCCCGCCCGCCCTCAGTGTGGTCTCTTCCCGAGAGCTGCGGGCGTGCAGCCCCcgggccctcccctcccttccccccacggggtctgcctcttctctcctctggccCATGGGGTCTGCCCCTTCGCCccgggccctcccctccccccatggggtctgtctcccccctccccccatgaggtctgtctcccccctccccccatgaggtctgtcccctccccctctcccttcccccccatgggttcattcattcattcaatcgtatttattgagtgcttactgtgtgcagagcactgtactaagcgcttgggaagtacaagttggcaacattctgccccttccccctcccccaatggggtctgcccctgccccccgggccctcccctcccctccccttcccccatgggacctacctcttcccccccaccccgggccctcccttcccccccaatggggtctgtccccctctcctttccccctctcctttccccctccccttccccctctcctttccccctctcttttccccctctcttttccccctctcctttcctcctttcccctctcctttccccctttcccctctcctttccccctttcccctctcctttccccctttcccctctcctttccccctttcccctctcctttccccctttcccctctcctttcccctctcctttcccctctcctttcccctctcctttcccctctcctttcccctctcctttccccctttcccctctcctttccccctttcccctctcctttcctcctttcccctctcctttcctcctttcccctctcctttcccctctcctttcccctctcctttcccctctcctttccccctttcccctctcctttcctcctttcccctctcctttcctccgtcccctctcctttcccccgtcccctctcctttccccctttcccctctcctttcctccctccccctcctttcccctttcccctctcctttcccctctcctttcccctctcctttctccctttcccctctccgttccccctttcccctctccgttccccctttcccctctccgttccccctttcccctctccttcccccctcccccctcctttccccctcctttcccctctcctttcccccctcctttcccctttcccctttcccctctcctttcccccctcctttcccctttcccctctcccctctcctttcccctctcctttcccccctcctttcccctttcccctctcccctctcctttcccctttcccctctcccctctcctttcccctttcccttctccctttcccttctccctttcccctctcctttcccctctcctttcccctctcctttcccctctcctttccccctttcccctctcctttccccctttcccctctcctttccccctttcccttccccctttccccctttcccttccccctttccccctttcccttccccctttccccttttcccttccccctttccctcatgagatcagccctttccccctcccctttccccccatggggtctgcccctttccccctccccccttcccctcatggggtctgccccttccccgcgggccctcccccccccccccccccatggggtcTGCCCCTTTCCTAGGGCCGGCGGACCCCTCGTTCTTCGGAGGTcacagcagctgctgctgctgctgcttctctgggagcgaAGGGGCGAGCCCGGGCCCTGGCGGAGCGGCCGGGGCAGGGGTCGCTCTGCAGACTGGAGCTGCGGGGCAGGCGGGGAATGGTCGGGTTCCCCGCAGCCCGGGGTCTTCCTCGAAAAACCGGCAGCCCCAGCCTACACCTTCCCCGTCGTCGACCCTCGGGAggacgggagagagagagagagaaaagagaacacgaacgtgggttctaatcccgccttcgccacttgttgtgtgaccttgggcaagccactttacttctctgtgcctcagttccttcagctggaaaagggggattgagactgtgagccccacatgggacagggactgtgtccaacccaatttacttgtatccatcccagcgcttagtgcagtgcctgacacatagtaagcacataacaaataccacaattattattattattctctgtgcctcatttacctcatctgtaaaatgggaattaataataatggcatttattaagcgcttactatgggccaagcactgttctaagcgctttaaggtgatcaggttattccacgtgggactcacagccctcatcctcattttacagatgaggtaactgaggcacagagaagttaagtgactcgcccagagtcacacagctgacaattggcggggccgggatttgaacccatgacctctgactccaaagcccgtgcgctttccactgagccacgctgcttctcaagactgtgagcagattccactgagccacactgcttttcaaaactGTGAGcagattccactgagccacactgcttttcaagactgtgagcagatgaagattgagagccccgcgtgggacaacctgattacctcgtatctatcccagagtttagaacattgcttggcacgtagtaagcgcttaacaaataccataattattaatattctaAATAGAGTGAGTCCGAGTCCGTCCCCTGGCCGGCTAGCAGGGGGCCATCCTCTCCGTAGGGTGGGCCGTGGTTTGCAAGACAAGGCCTGTGTCTGCTCTGAGAGCGGTAGACGCCGCGGGCCTCCCCCCAAACAAGGCTTTCCCCTGCCTCCGAGCCCGctgtggcagggtggggaggaacaGTTGTTCGACGGTTTGGACAAAGGAAGCGTCGGCTGGACCCCCGTGCCCGGGTCAGATTGGACTATTGAAGGGcgacctgctctgcacacagtaagcactcgataaatacgattgaatgaatgaatataagccccCACATTTCGcctttccattttcttccagGCGATCAATTATCCTAATGACTTTCCGCATCTTGACTTTTAGAtacccgagggcagggattggtctTAAAGatactgttggactctcccaagctctcggtATACTGCTCAGTAAacgatataataacaatgatggtatttgttaagcgcttactatcagcgtggctcaatggaaagagcacgggctttggagtcagaggtcatgggttcaaatcccggctccaccaattgtcagctgtgtgactttgggaaagtcacttaacttctctgtgcctcagttacctcatctgtaagaatggggattaaaactgagccccccgtgagacaacctgatcaccttttaacctccccagcgcttagaacagtgctttgcacacagtaagcgcttaataaatgccatcatcatcactattctaagcgctggatgctttCCAAAACTAGTGCTGGGATTCGTGTGTCCCCATCTTTGCTATAATCAGAGCGTATGTACGCCTTTCGGGGTCATTCCAAGGAGAATgaatgttttttaaatggtatttaagtatttactatgtgccaggggctgtactaaacgctgagataGACCCAAgatgattgagttggacacagtccctgtcctacatacagagaagcagcgtggctcagtggaaagagcacggccttgggagtcagagatcatgggttctaagtgaggcacagagaagctgagtgacttgccccaggtcacacagcaggcaagtggcagagcggggattagaatccattaggACAGAATGAATGTCTCCAACCTCGAGGCATATGCTAATCCAAACGTATTTTATTCCACTGAATGAGCGATTTAAATCCAAGTCCCCATAAGAAGTAGAGCTAAAGGGTAGTCACTCTCCTAAAGAGAATTAGGATCCCATTTTGACTAGCAATAATAATCGAGTCCCTTGTAATTGGGGAAGATATTCATTACCCCCTCAGACCTCTGAATTCTTTCCTCGCCCCAGGAAAACAACGGAAACGATTTAGTCCCCAGCTGAGCGAAGGAATCCCATGACCCGCTGTTAACCGAGTTTATACTTGGTTGACTCATCTTCTAGAAGGCTTAAGTATTTGAAACCGAACGCCTTGCATGATAAAACGAAGAACTGCACCTAGAGCTCATAGATATATCATAATTATAACAATCTATAAGAAATGTAAAGAAGAAGAATAAGTTAGTGGCAAAATAAGCAGCTCCCGGGGGACCCAGGAAATGAAAACCGTTTCCAAATTTAACGTGCGCTGCAGGGGACAGAGTGGTAATCTGATGTAGGCGGGCTGGCTAGCGCCGATACGAAAGCGATAGCGCCTCTtcttggagggggaggggtgggggggggggacacgagCTCCCTCGAATGAGAAGAGGATGCTGATCGTTGCCTGGGCGACCGTCCAGCACAAAGGCGATTAGAGGATCGCTCGAGGGTGGTGTATGGCAGAGCTCCGGCTTTGGGGCTTCAGGACACGTGGCCGCTCTCGGCCCAACTCGGGGGTTAATGGAGTGTTAGGAGGTTAAACGCATTTCAAGGTAAAATCGTGAGGAGACTCCGAGCACGACTCAGATTGGCTAAACTGACTCTTGGTGGCTTGGGCTCTCCCTATCTGTTCAAACACGTGCGAGTGCGCGCATATGGGTGGGGCCCAGAGTACAAAGCGAGCGGGTGAGGgctgagagacctgggttctagtctctactccgcccccggcctgctgtgtgaccgtgagccagtcacctgccctctctggacctgtttcctcccctccttcatggAGAGAAGACGCCTTCCACCCTCCCCGTTCAgtgaggtgtgtgtgtatgtatggccTGTGTCCAGTGTTCTGTCTGTTGTCTACCCTAGCTTTATTGACTAAATATCATCACTAACTTAGTATCCCAAATCATACCCTTCCTCCGGAAGAGCTCCAATCTACAACctatttcagtatctgtctctTCAGCTGGACTAGAAGCTCCTCGGGGGTAGGAACCGTGTCTAATAACTCtactgtggtctcccaagtgcttagtacagtgcttcgctccCAGCAGGTGCTCGATCAGTACTACCGATTTATGAgacagctcctggagggcagggatcttgtcttctacTTCTGCCAATCTCTTCCAgtcgctcaatacagtgctttgggcaCCCACGCACCCAGTAAGTACTGCTGATTTGATTGATCAGATGGTAAGCGGCTTGAGGGCAAGGGCTGTGTCCCccctctcccacacgcttagttcagcactctgcactcagcagTTGATCAGTCAATAATACtgactgggggaggagaggaatcgGAGCCCCTGGGCCCTCGGCTACCTGGCAGGAGATACTCGGTCCCGGGATGGTGGTGCCCATGGACGCGGAGGGTTTcacctctccactctccccaggggctgggggggataccctCTCCAAATCGGGAGGTCCGGGAAACACGGTTAGAAGTGGGACTCAGACATCAGCTCCCCGCCGTCGGTCACCGGTGGGTCGCTCAGGTCCTCAGCCAGGCCGGGCAGGACGGCCTTGGACGAGAGCGAAGCGCCCCCCCCGGAAGAGGGCCACCAGCCGGATGGGCGGGTGGACGGCCAAGGCCTTCTGGAAGGCCTCGGAGGTGAAGTAGTAGATGAAGGGGTCGAAGCAGCAGTTGAGGGTGGCGACGCAGAGAGTGATGGGATACATGGTCCTGGCAAAGCGCTCGAGCGCACAGCTCGTGACCGCCCGGGAGCGCACCAGCGCGTACAGGAAGAGGGTGGAGTTGTAGGGCACGAAGCAGACCACGAAGACGGCCACGTGCACGGCGATCATCTTGAGCACCTTCTCCTTGTCGGTGCCGATCTGGGCCAGGGTGGCCGGCTTGCGCAGGGTCCGCAGCACCAGTGAGGCGCAGGTCAGGTTGAGCAGCAGCGGGATGAGGAAGCCGACCACCTCGATGAAGATGGTGATCTTGGCCAGGTAAGTTTTCCAGGTGAGCTGGGAGAAGCCCTCGAAGCAGGTGGTGGTGGCGTTGGAGACGTTGGTGGTGGAGAAGAATGAGGCGGAGATGCCGCCGCCGAGAACCAGGGCCCACACAGCCACGCACACCAGGGCGCAGTTCCGGCGTGTGCGCAGAGTGCGGGAGCGGAAGGGGTGGCCGATGGCTAGGAAGCGGTCCACGCTGATGCAGGTGAGGAAGAGCATGCTGCCGTAGATATTGGTCAGGAAGGCCGTGCCCGACACCTTGCACAGCGGGTCGCCGAACGGCCAGTGGCGGTTCAGGTTATAGAAGATCTTGAAGGGCAGCGTGCAGACGAAGAGCAGGTCGGACACGGCCAGGTTGGTCATGAAGATGGCGGCCTCGCTGCGGGCGCTCATGCGGAGGCAGAAGACGAAGAGCGAGGCGCAGTTGGTGACGAGGCCCAGGACAAAGACCACGCTGTACACCACCCCGTTCAGGGGGTATTTGAAGGAGTCGTCGGTGACACAGGTCTGGTTGCCGCCCGGGGCACCCATGCCCAGGCTGGGTTCAGCCGGGGGTGGCCCTGGGAGCGCCCTGGGCCACAGCCTCCATAGACTGGACACAGGTACTGCTTTGACTGGGCTTTCAGCTTCCTGCgggggatggacagacagacgagGTCAGGATCACACACAGCTCGACGCTGGCCCTCCCGCCCTGAGCTAGTGCATGCAATTCCCCTGTGATGCCCCATTCCCCCTCTTGCCATCCCGGGCCAGATGGTCCCTGCTCTCCCCGGCGGTACCGTATAATGGGAGTTCAGGAGGGCCCTGCTCTCCACGGAGTGCGGGGATATATCCTGGGGAACCCTGCCGGGCAGCCACCTAGATCAGCATGCTGCAGTTCTCCCCATTGGGCAGAGGCCCAGACAGGAACACCTGGTCAGATGGACAGGTTCCTCACGGCTCCAGGCCAACGTGACAAGTACCCACAGAGAGGGATGAGGGTTTGCTGAtggcaggggaatcaatcaatcaatcaatcatattcattgagcacttactctgtgcagagcactgtactaagcacttgggaagtacaagttggcaaggacagtggggaagagggggacagtgggaggatgaggaggaggtacGAGGAGGCAGCAGCTGGTGGAACTTGCCAAGGTGGTTTTCAGCTGGTGGAACTTGCCAAGGTGGTTTTCATACAACTTGAACTAAGGATCCACTTCTAGGCTCTGTCTAAAATGGCCATGCGCACTCTGAGCCCAGGCcgccttctgtctccccaccagCCCCTGAAAATTGCCACCATTGCCTCCCAGATGCCAACCCcacctattcagtctgtcaccaaatcctgttggtcctattTGCACAGTAGCTGtacgatccaccctttcctctccatccgaatgaCTACCACATCGATCAATgcactaatcctatcccacctcttgactactgtatcagcctccttgctcactttcctgcctcctgtctttccccactccagtccatacttctctctcaAGCCTGGATCGTTTatataaaaaa is a window encoding:
- the LPAR4 gene encoding LOW QUALITY PROTEIN: lysophosphatidic acid receptor 4 (The sequence of the model RefSeq protein was modified relative to this genomic sequence to represent the inferred CDS: deleted 1 base in 1 codon); its protein translation is MGAPGGNQTCVTDDSFKYPLNGVVYSVVFVLGLVTNCASLFVFCLRMSARSEAAIFMTNLAVSDLLFVCTLPFKIFYNLNRHWPFGDPLCKVSGTAFLTNIYGSMLFLTCISVDRFLAIGHPFRSRTLRTRRNCALVCVAVWALVLGGGISASFFSTTNVSNATTTCFEGFSQLTWKTYLAKITIFIEVVGFLIPLLLNLTCASLVLRTLRKPATLAQIGTDKEKVLKMIAVHVAVFVVCFVPYNSTLFLYALVRSRAVTSCALERFARTMYPITLCVATLNCCFDPFIYYFTSEAFQKALAVHPPIRLVALFRGGASLSSKAVLPGLAEDLSDPPVTDGGELMSESHF